The Nitrospirota bacterium genome contains a region encoding:
- a CDS encoding cobalamin-dependent protein (Presence of a B(12) (cobalamin)-binding domain implies dependence on cobalamin itself, in one of its several forms, or in some unusual lineages, dependence on a cobalamin-like analog.), whose translation MKILLVNPNRYKSPPVPPIGLEYLAASLEGKGHSAEILDLCFAENIGRALHDTLSSFRPDIAGVTVRNVDSVLYHTNEFFLDEIKDIIHQIKAASGLKVIIGGTGISANPEGILGYLNADFAVAGPGEHAVHEVLDAMVNHGNSRRVFRGTYPSYSACIRKPTRIDYRTYCDAGGIAGFETHKGCSSSCVYCMESGTPVAFKNPDDVIRELTHFVDSGLTRFHLCDSEFNESLEYSVDFCTALRKAGLDMQWALYMKPSQFSRPLFRLLKDTGAYLITLSVDSWKKCDQYWAEYEKFVFNAKSCGIRIAVDFLTGFPNESADDLLGHFDNLRRPLPDSISVNTYIRLYKSLKITDIIMHDRGCWGSLSGDTGNKSYIKPVFYNHIATEKLSELIGGDKLFRIEGPEKIVNYLRAEQ comes from the coding sequence ATGAAGATCCTCCTCGTAAACCCGAACAGGTACAAATCGCCTCCTGTCCCGCCGATAGGACTCGAATACCTCGCTGCTTCGCTCGAGGGCAAGGGGCACTCAGCCGAGATTCTTGATCTCTGCTTTGCAGAGAATATTGGCCGGGCACTGCATGACACCCTCAGCTCTTTCAGACCGGACATTGCGGGAGTAACCGTACGAAATGTCGACAGCGTCCTCTATCACACCAATGAATTTTTTCTGGACGAGATAAAAGACATCATACATCAGATTAAAGCGGCTTCCGGGCTCAAGGTCATTATCGGGGGGACAGGTATCTCTGCCAACCCGGAAGGCATTCTCGGATATCTGAATGCTGATTTTGCTGTTGCGGGGCCCGGAGAACATGCAGTGCACGAGGTTCTTGATGCAATGGTGAATCATGGAAACAGCAGACGGGTTTTTCGGGGAACATATCCTTCGTACAGCGCCTGCATCCGGAAACCGACGAGAATCGATTACAGGACATACTGTGATGCGGGGGGTATTGCGGGCTTTGAGACCCACAAGGGATGCAGTTCATCCTGTGTATACTGCATGGAGTCCGGAACACCGGTTGCATTCAAGAACCCCGACGATGTCATACGCGAGCTGACGCATTTCGTTGACAGCGGACTTACCCGCTTCCACCTGTGCGATTCAGAATTCAACGAAAGCCTTGAGTATTCGGTTGATTTCTGCACCGCACTCAGAAAAGCCGGTCTTGACATGCAATGGGCCCTCTACATGAAGCCCTCGCAGTTTAGCAGGCCCCTCTTCAGACTTCTGAAAGATACCGGTGCATATCTCATCACACTCTCAGTGGACTCGTGGAAAAAGTGTGACCAGTACTGGGCTGAGTATGAAAAATTCGTGTTCAATGCGAAATCGTGCGGGATACGCATAGCGGTGGATTTCCTTACCGGATTTCCCAATGAGTCCGCAGATGACCTGCTCGGGCATTTTGACAACCTCAGGAGGCCGCTTCCGGACAGCATCAGCGTCAACACCTACATCAGGCTTTACAAATCGCTCAAAATCACGGATATCATCATGCACGACAGGGGATGCTGGGGAAGTCTTTCAGGTGACACCGGTAACAAATCTTACATAAAACCTGTCTTCTATAACCATATTGCCACAGAAAAACTCAGCGAACTTATAGGCGGGGACAAACTGTTCAGAATTGAAGGTCCGGAGAAGATTGTGAACTACCTGAGGGCTGAACAATAG
- a CDS encoding WecB/TagA/CpsF family glycosyltransferase, with amino-acid sequence MKPINDSGAHILFICLSAPKQEKWMAAHTHKGRIKAVQLQHREKDIAYSSWLIAQKEQEK; translated from the coding sequence GTGAAGCCGATAAATGATTCCGGGGCTCATATCCTTTTTATTTGCCTCAGCGCACCGAAACAGGAAAAATGGATGGCGGCACACACACACAAAGGAAGGATTAAGGCTGTTCAGCTTCAACACCGGGAAAAAGATATAGCGTATAGCTCATGGCTGATAGCTCAGAAGGAACAGGAAAAGTGA
- a CDS encoding HEPN domain-containing protein, protein MLKTRKYPYALFMGHLALEKLLKAFVVKNTKAHAPFSHSLPLLAEKSGKKFPEQIMVKLREFMEFHFEGRYPDATKAFYKKCTKTYTTAQVKEIRKIFRWIKEKL, encoded by the coding sequence ATGTTAAAAACCAGGAAGTATCCATACGCGCTTTTTATGGGGCATCTGGCCCTGGAAAAACTCCTTAAGGCTTTTGTGGTAAAAAATACAAAAGCACATGCACCCTTTAGCCACTCACTTCCCTTGTTGGCGGAGAAGTCCGGCAAGAAGTTCCCTGAGCAGATAATGGTAAAGCTGCGCGAGTTCATGGAGTTTCATTTTGAAGGGCGTTATCCCGATGCGACAAAGGCATTCTACAAGAAATGTACAAAAACATATACCACTGCACAGGTAAAGGAGATCAGGAAGATATTTCGATGGATAAAAGAGAAGTTATAA
- a CDS encoding dihydropteroate synthase, with protein MIAIADNLNTRNRAYMEALAKRDRDSVAGLAKQLAGAGADMINIQCSLDGAGDEEMLPWVAGIISDTVDCGISLDSRNTAAVQIAMPVCSNPPLVNFISRNEPEDRERLVSLIADSEASLVLRASSGMIPVSLEAKLQILEELMELVNEADIPNERLFADPSIVHMGRGMGQKHLVNSRECIMMLGELVEPPLNTIAWISNISTGLSRSVRKPLEAAFLTYLAGAGLDAAMVDVMDEHIRKTLYLIKAFRDEVIFSQADIS; from the coding sequence ATGATCGCCATAGCGGATAACCTGAATACGAGGAACAGGGCATACATGGAAGCATTGGCAAAAAGAGACAGGGATTCTGTTGCCGGACTTGCGAAACAACTCGCCGGCGCAGGTGCCGATATGATCAACATTCAGTGCTCACTGGACGGTGCAGGAGATGAAGAGATGCTGCCGTGGGTTGCCGGAATTATCTCTGATACCGTAGATTGCGGAATATCCCTTGATTCACGGAATACCGCGGCCGTGCAAATTGCAATGCCCGTATGCAGCAACCCGCCGCTCGTCAATTTCATCTCCAGAAACGAGCCGGAAGATAGGGAAAGGCTCGTTTCCCTCATAGCAGACTCCGAAGCGTCGCTGGTGCTCAGGGCGTCAAGCGGCATGATACCTGTCTCTCTTGAGGCCAAACTGCAGATCCTCGAAGAGCTTATGGAACTTGTAAACGAAGCCGACATCCCCAATGAACGGCTCTTTGCCGATCCCTCGATCGTCCATATGGGCAGGGGCATGGGACAGAAACACCTGGTAAATTCCCGTGAGTGCATCATGATGCTGGGGGAACTCGTCGAACCTCCCCTGAATACGATCGCATGGATTTCGAACATATCTACAGGGCTGTCCCGTTCAGTCAGAAAACCTCTTGAAGCCGCGTTTCTGACGTATCTGGCCGGTGCCGGGCTGGATGCAGCCATGGTGGACGTTATGGATGAGCACATCAGGAAAACCCTGTATCTCATTAAGGCATTCAGGGATGAGGTCATATTCTCTCAGGCTGATATTTCATAA
- a CDS encoding type II toxin-antitoxin system VapC family toxin — translation MLLDTHIFLWWITDDSRLIANVRDIIADGTNDLFLSVASCWEIAIKAQLGSIDLPDKPDKFIAEQLSLNAIMSLPILANHALNVFNIPSLHRDPFDRLIISQAITEKLPIVTSDPVFRQYGIETVWK, via the coding sequence GTGCTGTTAGATACCCATATCTTTCTCTGGTGGATAACAGACGATTCCCGGTTGATTGCCAATGTTCGTGATATCATTGCCGACGGGACGAATGATTTATTCTTAAGCGTTGCGAGCTGCTGGGAGATTGCCATAAAAGCGCAGCTTGGAAGCATTGATCTCCCGGATAAGCCGGATAAGTTTATCGCTGAACAATTGTCTTTAAATGCAATCATGAGTCTTCCAATTCTTGCAAATCATGCGCTGAATGTCTTCAATATCCCTTCTCTTCACAGAGACCCTTTTGACCGGCTCATTATTTCTCAGGCGATAACCGAAAAATTGCCCATTGTTACCTCTGATCCTGTATTCAGACAATACGGGATTGAAACGGTCTGGAAATAG
- a CDS encoding nucleotidyltransferase family protein, which yields MTNFQELKALCLHHNLFPLVYTRVEKYGRLFSPEKAVNDFLEESKGLYLKGVALSAQQEAVENEIVNLLTQRQIPSVVIKGNRLANEIYDDPNCRTSSDIDILIRRQDAVMADSILREHGYIAEADIPLIYCLARIHHAIYFHPQNSLLVEMHWGFGVPYFFRLDATEIWREVSIPDMGEAKLSPEMLMCMLLIHHHAHSFRELKILVDIIWTMGKYEDVIDWHSFFRGIRKAGLIRTTHITLKQMRSVWGTAIDQVKAAGILEQEIGTAGSRIPSLLLSYFRMNIDKDRENNLYKDKLVARFALDHWSTILLSYFRTLFPMPEAIRELYRDRRTWSLPFNYLRFIRWRVKEWVKG from the coding sequence ATGACGAACTTTCAGGAGCTGAAAGCGTTATGCCTGCACCACAACCTTTTCCCCCTCGTCTATACTCGCGTGGAGAAATACGGCCGTCTTTTTTCCCCGGAAAAGGCGGTCAATGATTTTCTGGAGGAATCGAAAGGGTTATACCTGAAGGGAGTTGCCCTGTCCGCACAGCAGGAAGCTGTAGAGAATGAAATAGTCAACCTGCTGACACAAAGACAGATTCCGTCTGTGGTGATAAAGGGGAACAGGCTTGCCAACGAGATATATGACGATCCGAACTGCAGGACGTCATCTGATATCGATATCCTGATCCGCAGGCAGGACGCGGTAATGGCTGACAGCATCCTCAGGGAACACGGATATATCGCAGAGGCGGATATCCCGCTGATCTACTGTCTGGCACGCATCCATCACGCAATCTACTTTCACCCCCAAAACAGCCTGCTTGTTGAAATGCATTGGGGATTTGGCGTTCCATACTTTTTCAGACTGGATGCGACGGAAATCTGGAGAGAGGTCAGTATTCCCGATATGGGAGAGGCGAAACTTTCCCCTGAAATGCTCATGTGCATGCTCCTGATTCACCATCACGCCCATTCATTCAGGGAACTCAAGATTCTTGTTGACATCATATGGACGATGGGGAAATATGAGGATGTGATCGACTGGCATTCTTTCTTCCGGGGAATCAGGAAAGCGGGGCTTATCAGGACAACCCATATTACACTGAAGCAGATGCGGAGTGTATGGGGAACGGCTATTGATCAGGTAAAAGCTGCGGGGATACTCGAGCAGGAAATCGGTACTGCCGGAAGCAGAATTCCTTCACTGCTCCTCTCATATTTCCGGATGAATATCGATAAAGACAGGGAAAATAATCTGTATAAGGATAAACTTGTTGCGCGGTTTGCGCTGGATCATTGGTCAACCATCCTGCTCTCCTATTTCAGGACATTGTTTCCGATGCCCGAGGCGATCAGGGAACTTTACCGGGACAGGAGGACCTGGTCGCTTCCGTTCAACTATCTGAGATTCATACGCTGGCGCGTAAAGGAGTGGGTTAAAGGGTAA
- a CDS encoding transposase, which produces MTDLLKFYRYKKPPSRFSTYIQLKDKKQFFKKYIEEREHIVGINAYCLMPTHIHLILTQLDENGVSVFMKNILDSYTRYFNIRTKRKGPLWQSRFKNVMVENDEQMLHLTRYLHLNPTSGGLVERPEEWPYSSYAEFIGIEKERTCNRDMLHDILPNDYKIFVEERVEYQKEIAILKDLCLE; this is translated from the coding sequence ATGACTGATCTTTTAAAATTCTACCGGTATAAAAAGCCACCTTCCAGATTCTCAACATATATTCAACTAAAAGATAAGAAACAATTTTTCAAAAAGTATATTGAAGAAAGAGAGCATATCGTGGGAATCAATGCCTATTGTTTGATGCCAACGCATATTCATCTTATTCTCACGCAACTGGATGAAAACGGTGTGTCTGTATTTATGAAGAACATTCTGGATAGCTATACAAGGTACTTTAATATCAGAACAAAAAGAAAGGGGCCGCTCTGGCAGAGCAGGTTTAAGAATGTCATGGTTGAAAATGATGAGCAAATGCTGCATCTCACAAGATACCTTCATCTTAATCCAACGAGCGGGGGGCTTGTTGAAAGACCAGAGGAATGGCCGTATTCTTCGTATGCTGAGTTTATTGGTATCGAGAAAGAAAGAACATGTAACAGAGATATGTTGCACGATATTCTTCCTAACGACTATAAGATATTTGTCGAAGAGAGGGTAGAATATCAGAAAGAAATAGCTATCCTGAAAGACCTTTGCCTTGAATAA
- a CDS encoding type II toxin-antitoxin system Phd/YefM family antitoxin, whose protein sequence is MAIVNIHEAKTHLSRILSRVQSGEEIIIAKAGKPIARLVSVEKKLPRRTPGTAKGRLTIKKSFFEPLPDAMLHEFEN, encoded by the coding sequence ATGGCAATTGTCAACATACATGAAGCAAAGACCCACTTATCCCGAATTCTAAGCCGCGTGCAAAGCGGTGAGGAGATTATTATTGCAAAAGCCGGCAAACCGATTGCCCGGCTTGTCTCCGTGGAAAAAAAGCTTCCAAGAAGGACCCCGGGAACTGCGAAAGGAAGACTGACAATAAAGAAGAGTTTTTTTGAACCTCTGCCTGATGCGATGCTCCATGAGTTCGAAAATTGA
- a CDS encoding nucleotidyltransferase domain-containing protein — protein MDKREVIRTIRKFGKALRKHGIPVDYIVLYGSHASGKAGPDSDIDVAVISGHFGKDKVDEGMALFRIAGTINSRLEPVPISDQSYQQDMWIPLIYEIRKTGIEVKI, from the coding sequence ATGGATAAAAGAGAAGTTATAAGAACGATCAGGAAATTCGGAAAAGCACTGAGAAAGCATGGAATTCCTGTAGACTATATTGTTCTTTATGGTTCTCACGCATCAGGAAAAGCTGGTCCCGACAGCGATATTGATGTCGCTGTGATCTCGGGGCATTTCGGCAAAGACAAAGTTGATGAGGGAATGGCTCTTTTCAGAATTGCCGGGACAATAAATAGTCGACTTGAACCGGTTCCCATATCCGATCAATCATATCAACAGGATATGTGGATTCCTTTAATCTATGAGATAAGAAAGACAGGGATTGAAGTAAAAATATAG
- a CDS encoding sugar transferase, whose protein sequence is MLKRLFDMCLSGFGILISSPLWLLISILIILEDGLPIFYGQERVGKNGRIFRAMKFRSMIKDAEKDTGPVQATENDPRITKIGRILRSTAMDELPQLWNIFIGDMSFVGPRSLRPKEKEVHGSSDEVDIEKVPGYRERLKVRPGLTGIAQIYLPTDALRKEKFKYDLHYIENQSFLLDLKLILLSFWITFRGKWQSREKKI, encoded by the coding sequence ATGCTGAAACGCCTTTTCGACATGTGTCTGTCAGGGTTCGGGATCCTGATTTCCTCTCCTTTGTGGCTTCTCATCAGTATTCTGATAATCCTTGAGGATGGTCTGCCGATTTTCTACGGTCAGGAGCGGGTGGGGAAAAACGGGAGGATCTTCAGGGCGATGAAATTCCGTTCCATGATAAAGGATGCCGAGAAGGATACGGGACCGGTGCAGGCAACGGAGAATGATCCGAGAATAACGAAAATCGGCAGGATACTGAGAAGTACCGCGATGGACGAACTGCCGCAGTTATGGAATATCTTCATAGGAGATATGAGTTTTGTCGGGCCACGATCGCTGAGGCCGAAGGAGAAAGAGGTTCACGGCAGCTCCGACGAAGTGGATATCGAAAAGGTGCCCGGATACCGCGAACGGTTGAAGGTCAGGCCCGGTCTTACGGGCATTGCACAGATTTATCTGCCGACTGACGCCCTCAGAAAGGAAAAGTTCAAGTACGACCTGCATTATATCGAGAACCAGTCCTTTCTCCTGGATCTGAAGCTTATTCTCCTTTCCTTCTGGATTACGTTCAGGGGGAAATGGCAGAGCCGGGAAAAGAAGATATAG
- a CDS encoding GGDEF domain-containing protein, giving the protein MRKIRAFLSRIINILTFTDLPIRKKFILFSAGTLFWIVVISAIGFITLSRLSAESRTLVDVIEPQQNILQSVIRELAESDITLHQVLLLENTDMIREKLLKAKLGIEESRSRLMLLRTGGVIQGYPQSGNLFSKEISGIPSNVVVLEVSLKDVLTKTTRLENLLSEIIPAKERGTASPVILREQIAEYDTLTQNIIETLNKSSAGLRREESSISHGIKEGFHTALVLIVCTFLVGAFLSVMFGFLISRNLVQPVNAIVANFRSFTEKHDAVKEIMVPSKDEIGILAAEYNKFIHMIQAITSFKKIIEEDETVEDVYSRLGNFLSGDLAFKNLTIYEISTYKNTIKPVYPPDPVVSDLSCDTEVLLNCDLCRVKRTGHIISSKKHQDICKFFRKKEGSVHICIPIFISGKVGGVVQFVLSGEEASSAELKEKINKTLQYISEAQPVLESKRIMRAFKESSIKDSLTGLYNRRFLEETFESLVSGVLRRNSTLGLLMCDLDFFKEVNDQYGHDVGDAVLRETANVIRKIVRDSDLVVRFGGEEFLVLLLDIQPEATFDIGNKIRASLEKTKIHVAGGIISKTISIGVSEFPLDTQSIWEAIKFADVALYKAKEYGRNRVVRFTSAMWTEERY; this is encoded by the coding sequence ATGCGAAAAATCAGGGCATTTCTGAGCAGGATTATCAATATCCTGACATTTACCGACCTCCCGATACGTAAAAAATTCATTCTCTTTTCCGCCGGCACCCTTTTCTGGATAGTGGTCATTTCTGCCATCGGCTTTATCACACTTTCTCGTCTGAGCGCTGAATCCCGCACGCTGGTTGATGTCATCGAACCCCAGCAGAACATCCTGCAGAGTGTTATCAGAGAATTAGCAGAATCGGACATAACCCTCCATCAGGTATTGCTCCTTGAAAACACAGATATGATCCGCGAGAAGCTGCTGAAGGCGAAACTCGGGATCGAGGAAAGCCGATCCCGTCTCATGCTGCTCCGGACCGGAGGTGTGATACAGGGATATCCGCAGTCAGGTAACCTGTTCAGCAAAGAAATCTCCGGCATCCCTTCGAACGTTGTGGTGCTTGAGGTTTCACTGAAAGACGTTCTCACAAAGACCACAAGACTGGAGAATCTTCTGTCAGAAATCATTCCTGCAAAAGAACGGGGCACGGCATCTCCTGTCATACTGAGGGAGCAGATTGCAGAATATGACACCCTAACCCAGAACATCATCGAAACCCTGAACAAATCCTCGGCAGGATTACGCCGGGAAGAAAGCAGCATATCTCATGGCATCAAAGAAGGCTTCCACACCGCCCTTGTACTCATCGTCTGTACCTTTCTTGTTGGAGCTTTCCTTTCGGTCATGTTTGGCTTTCTGATTTCTCGAAATCTCGTGCAACCCGTCAACGCCATTGTGGCAAATTTCAGGTCATTCACGGAAAAACATGATGCGGTAAAGGAAATCATGGTACCGTCAAAAGATGAAATCGGCATACTTGCGGCCGAGTATAACAAATTCATTCATATGATTCAGGCGATAACTTCTTTCAAGAAGATTATCGAGGAAGATGAAACAGTCGAGGATGTCTATTCCCGTCTCGGGAATTTTCTGTCAGGGGATCTGGCGTTCAAAAACCTCACCATCTACGAAATCTCCACCTATAAAAATACGATCAAACCGGTATATCCTCCGGATCCCGTGGTGTCTGACCTTTCCTGCGATACAGAGGTGCTGCTGAACTGCGATCTCTGCAGGGTAAAAAGGACGGGGCATATCATTTCATCAAAAAAACATCAGGATATCTGTAAATTTTTCAGAAAAAAAGAGGGCAGCGTCCACATCTGCATCCCGATCTTTATCTCGGGGAAGGTGGGAGGTGTTGTTCAGTTTGTCCTCTCAGGGGAGGAAGCATCCTCCGCCGAATTAAAGGAAAAGATCAACAAAACACTGCAATATATATCGGAAGCCCAGCCGGTGCTGGAATCCAAGAGAATCATGAGGGCTTTTAAGGAGTCTTCTATCAAAGACTCGCTGACGGGTCTTTACAACAGGAGATTTCTTGAAGAAACCTTTGAATCGTTAGTATCCGGGGTTCTGAGAAGAAATTCGACCCTCGGCTTGCTGATGTGTGATCTGGACTTCTTTAAAGAGGTGAACGACCAATACGGGCATGACGTCGGCGACGCAGTGCTGAGAGAAACTGCCAATGTCATCAGGAAGATTGTCAGGGATTCCGATCTCGTCGTCCGCTTTGGCGGAGAGGAATTCCTTGTGTTGCTGCTCGACATTCAGCCTGAAGCCACCTTTGATATCGGCAATAAAATTAGAGCTTCCCTGGAAAAGACCAAGATTCATGTTGCCGGGGGAATCATCAGCAAGACTATCAGCATCGGCGTCAGCGAATTCCCTCTCGATACGCAGAGCATCTGGGAAGCCATCAAGTTTGCGGATGTCGCGCTCTACAAGGCAAAAGAGTATGGCAGAAACCGGGTGGTGAGATTTACGTCTGCTATGTGGACCGAAGAGCGATATTAA
- a CDS encoding VanZ family protein encodes MNRKVYLLYYWLPPVLWMIFISPLNELLSSSHTSSFLLPLLQWLFPQAARATLEAVHVFIRKMSHFLEYAFLAFLLFRAFRAGSREWRKEWLVSAGLIAIAYACLDECLQSFIPSRTGSVYDWMIDATGVLSFMVIVALWNSGRRKYYDCN; translated from the coding sequence ATGAACAGAAAAGTGTATTTGCTGTATTACTGGCTGCCGCCGGTTTTATGGATGATTTTCATCTCTCCCCTGAATGAGCTTCTGAGTTCATCCCACACGTCTTCGTTTCTCCTGCCGCTGCTGCAATGGCTTTTCCCGCAGGCAGCGCGTGCGACACTTGAGGCAGTGCATGTCTTCATACGGAAGATGAGCCATTTCCTTGAGTATGCCTTTCTCGCCTTTCTCCTGTTCAGGGCGTTTCGTGCGGGCAGCAGGGAATGGCGAAAGGAGTGGCTTGTCAGTGCAGGGCTGATCGCAATCGCGTACGCATGTCTTGATGAATGCCTCCAAAGCTTTATTCCTTCGAGGACCGGATCGGTATATGACTGGATGATCGATGCAACAGGAGTCTTGTCGTTTATGGTAATTGTGGCACTCTGGAATTCCGGAAGAAGGAAATATTACGACTGCAATTAA
- a CDS encoding PilZ domain-containing protein, with protein MKKNLRRYTRVPFARPITYTVSVLDFSLVRRIQDSGISSDISAEGLCLITGYPLETGHVVILEDRYKRPDADKELGVVKWVSQIGENRYRAGVQLV; from the coding sequence TTGAAAAAAAATTTGCGAAGATATACACGGGTGCCGTTTGCCCGGCCAATAACCTATACGGTATCCGTGCTGGATTTCAGTCTGGTGCGCCGTATTCAGGATTCCGGAATATCTTCTGACATCTCTGCTGAAGGACTCTGTCTGATAACCGGGTATCCACTCGAAACAGGTCATGTTGTTATCCTCGAGGATCGTTACAAAAGGCCCGATGCGGATAAGGAACTCGGGGTGGTAAAGTGGGTCAGCCAGATCGGGGAAAACAGGTATCGGGCAGGAGTGCAGCTTGTGTAA